From a single Silene latifolia isolate original U9 population chromosome 6, ASM4854445v1, whole genome shotgun sequence genomic region:
- the LOC141588797 gene encoding uncharacterized protein LOC141588797 produces the protein MGTFLGHFVPGLALITLGLWHTVNTIRCYYLKGPTNFVSRFWYPFNHSVFKVRELELILILFFSILAIILQVFDYPSFHVIFELDNFEHATMFLHLAIFTGFALCAELTHISECVSGVIGMLGASVFCQELFLLHFHSTDHAGLEGCYHGLLQLIVLTSVISALATTFFPASFQSALLLSISVVFQGCWFVNMGFMLWVPKLAPLGCFGQKNTISGGEMVHGGAVICESPEADFRARALANLQFSWILAGILVFTGLSSMILARKRSGVRQLTVYEQLHCRTSDSTSTINFRQPLDV, from the coding sequence ATGGGAACTTTTCTTGGGCATTTTGTACCTGGTTTGGCCCTGATCACTCTTGGTTTATGGCACACTGTCAACACCATAAGATGTTATTACCTCAAAGGCCCTACCAATTTCGTGTCGAGATTTTGGTACCCATTTAACCATTCTGTCTTTAAAGTGAGAGAGCTGGAACTCATCCTCATCCTTTTCTTCTCAATCCTAGCAATCATCCTCCAAGTCTTTGACTACCCATCTTTTCATGTAATATTCGAGCTCGACAACTTTGAGCATGCAACCATGTTTCTACACCTTGCTATCTTCACAGGATTTGCCTTGTGCGCAGAATTAACTCATATCTCAGAGTGTGTATCAGGTGTAATCGGAATGTTGGGTGCATCCGTCTTCTGTCAGGAATTATTTCTGCTCCACTTTCACTCGACGGACCATGCCGGCCTTGAAGGCTGTTACCACGGCCTGCTGCAGCTCATTGTCTTAACATCTGTGATTTCGGCCTTAGCCACCACTTTCTTCCCTGCCAGTTTCCAATCTGCACTTCTCCTTTCAATATCTGTTGTTTTTCAGGGGTGTTGGTTTGTGAACATGGGGTTTATGCTGTGGGTACCCAAGTTGGCACCTTTGGGTTGCTTCGGGCAGAAAAATACAATTAGTGGTGGTGAAATGGTTCATGGAGGGGCAGTAATTTGTGAGTCACCTGAGGCTGATTTTAGGGCAAGAGCACTAGCTAATCTACAATTTAGTTGGATACTTGCAGGAATCTTGGTGTTTACAGGACTTTCGTCCATGATTCTTGCCAGAAAGCGTTCTGGAGTCCGCCAATTGACTGTATATGAGCAGCTTCACTGTAGAACCTCGGATTCTACATCAACCATCAACTTCAGGCAACCTCTTGATGTTTAG